One window of Biomphalaria glabrata chromosome 6, xgBioGlab47.1, whole genome shotgun sequence genomic DNA carries:
- the LOC106076271 gene encoding ganglioside GM2 activator-like, translated as MNLWVFLFTVAVAVVPSFSRKMNLTECNGNNTQPLLTLNSYSFVPYPINSPGSLTVSVSVTVNRPVPVGGLRMKVLIQREIIALINIPCTDNIGSCTYDVCHLLDYFKNSSCPQQLIDNNIPCTCDTIQPGTYDLINQTFQVPDITKLTSWSTLALGDYVVKFDLKDGVTGEDVYCLGGKINIKDPNACDGFLCSLFGRRALNNLEALGALLWHWIW; from the exons ATGAATTTGTGGGTATTCTTGTTCACTGTGGCAGTAGCTGTTGTTCCCAGTTTCTCTCGGAAAATGAATCTTACAGAATGTA atggaAACAATACTCAGCCTCTGCTAACATTAAACAGTTATAGTTTTGTACCTTATCCAATTAACTCCCCTGGATCCTTGACAGTTTCTGTGTCAGTGACAGTCAACAGACCAGTGCCAGTCGGAGGTCTCAGAATGAAAGTTTTGATCCAAAGGGAGATCATCGCCCTCATAAATATTCCTTGCACTGATAATATTGGCAGTTG CACGTATGATGTTTGTCATCTTCTGGACTATTTTAAGAACAGCAGCTGTCCACAACAGCTGATAGACAACAACATCCCCTGTACATGTGATACAATACAGCCAGGGACTTACGATCTGATCAACCAGACGTTCCAAGTACCGGACATAACGAAACTAACCAGCTGGTCTACTTTAGCACTG GGAGATTACGTTGTTAAGTTTGATCTTAAGGATGGAGTCACAGGAGAAGACGTTTACTGCCTTGGTGGAAAGATCAACATCAAAGATCCCAATGCGTGTGATGGGTTCCTTTGCAGTCTTTTTGGACGCAGGGCTCTGAACAACCTGGAAGCTCTAGGTGCTCTGCTCTGGCATTGGATCTGGTAG